The DNA window ATATTGGAgcaaggaaattaattttattcctaattgaaaatgcgatttttgTTGATTCATACatttgttttgccaaaagtgGGGGCGCAGTGCAGAGTCCATTTTAGAGTGGCATTTACACCTTTCTTGGatgctttcaaattttgtaacacGGGCATAATTTTTGCATTAGCTTGGGAACCATTTAAGACCTACTGGAGAGATGTGCGGTATGTTCATTGGAAAACTTGCCACCCCCAAATATCGTAAGAACGGAAGTACATACGAAGGTACTGAACTGGTTATCCAGGTTGCGGGGAAAACACTTTTAACATTGTCTGCGTAAACCTAATTGCCACGCCTTGTCAACCCGCTACccctatttgaaaattttaaacggcACCCCCCACTGAGTCGATCTTCATGTTAAAGGTaatcaaaagaagaaaatctcAGTGCGTTAATATGCTCGATTTGTCAAagcgttttcaaaaaattcagtaAAAACTGACACCAAGATTTCGCATACATGCAAtagattttcgaatttttaatttttttttgtgacatttttgtAAGTCTTGCAGGAAGCAACTACATATTTAGAGtaatttgaggatttttcTGAACTGGCCTGAGAAACGTTTTCGAAATTGTGTTACTTTTTCAATATGTTTCGGTTATGCGTAAAGCTGATTGTTATCCTCAATGAAATCTGGAAGTGTTCGCGCATTCCGTCTCTGCACTTGATAAAGCCACAATTTCATGACTATTGCACCCTTCTAGGTGTTTCGCATTAGAAATCTAAATGACAAGTATCCTAGAATTCCATTCTTAGCTCAgaataaatacaataaatagtTTTCTGGCCTTCGCTAGCAATGTTCTGTTGAACCTTTCCGCCGATGTGAGCAGGTCCCCTTCTAATCTCCATCATGTATGAACCATGCTTCTGACATAATGGCATTAGCAcgtgtaaaatttttgctgAAGTGCGGAACATACAGGACATTGTTCAAAACACATTTGCCATCAATTTTTCCGTTTCTTGGACTTTCATTATTCTACATCGTTATGTCACAGTTACATTCCATATCGATATGTCACTTCTTTGTCCAGATACAGACCCGTTGGGTTTTCGAAAATAACCCTCTTCTTCTTTATAATTTGATTCATTACGAATTTTACAGCCGACATTATCTTAGCAGTTCTTAACAGTTTGCAGCATTATTCTCTGCAGTTTTCCACAGTTAGAAAACATtgctgatttttaaaaagattgCTGATTATAATTAGTTCCCGAAGTATTTCGTAACTTTCCCGGCCACTTTACGCAAGCTTTTAGAATTGTTTATCCACTTTTCTGGACAATTATGTATTTTCAgattaagattttttcaaagtgtCAGAAATTCTTTCACCTTCTTCATCTCTGAGCACTGCAATATGTACGAGGTAAACTCCCTTAGTTTCAGATGCATTGGAATTTGTTGTTTCTAACTTCAGAGTAAACAAACATTCGGAGCGATGGGTGCGCGTTTgagtaaattaattaaatttcgatgaTGATGTTTTTCATATAGAACTTAGCCCCCCGGCTACCGGTAACTGGAAAAGTCATTAAATAAACTTCCCGACAATGCCAGACTTTCACGGATAAGACTTCAAGAGAAGTTTACGATATTAACATTCCATTTGAGGTGCCCTAGTCATTTACTGTCTTATGCAATTCACGTAGAATCTTCGTTTTAAGTGTCTATTAAGAACTGCCCTAATAATGCATAAAAGTATTACCGTGGTTCCTTCGAACAAATCTGGTCAAGTCCTGCCGATAATGTTTTTAACTCTGGACGTTATTTATTCCCACATCAGTCAGAACAAAAATAGACCGATGTGagggttaaaaataaatttgaataatcgaTTTAACCGAGGTAAAGTAATGCAATTTCAAACAACCCGCCTGTGATTAAATCAAACGGACAAGCATGACCAATAAAAAGGAAAGAGTGTTGTTAATCATGCCGTAATCCGGCACCTGAAAAATATGAatgatttcattaaatatcCAATTTAAGCCGTTTCCCGCCAGAATTGAAAGTAAAATCAAGAgcattttaactaaaaaaagaaaaatgttttcccaTCATTTTACTTTGTGCCTTTTTTAGTAAACACCCTTTAGCtatgtgaatatttttgtggcTCTTAAAGCAAAAGAACAATATCACAAGTGTTTTCCGCGGCGAACACTTTCCTATTCGTAGTACACGTACAAAGTAAACGTGCGATGCTTTGAAACATGTCGGTGGGAAAAAGTATCCCAGCCTATATGTTGTGTAtctatttatacagggtggtccaacGAAAACTTTGCACCTCGATTTTTAGTACTGAAAAAGCGTAAGAACGCCCACAGGCAATTTCCATTGTATTTTAAACGATTCAACTCCAACCCCATACACGAGGGCGGCAGTTACCcctaaaatttctaataaaaaaaaggtaatatCTCGTTTTTATGGTAGTTGCACTTTGATTATAACCTCAAAGTTTAAAGTCCACTGTTACTGTCATTATCCCTGTTGACATGACAGCTTGTCAAAGTCTGTAGAGAAAAAAGTCTTTAGATTGAcgattaattttccataacGAAAGCTGCAGACTTCAAAATGAAGGTGGATAGACCTTTCAAGGTGAGGTATGAGGGAATGGTTTTGATGGAGGTAAATTTTATCCCTACTCGTGTAATTCATGAATGCCAACCAGTTACATCTCAAACGTCACGTAACGTATGAcgacgctttgaacaaaatttactttatcgCACGGAAGTAAATGGCGGTCGTCTccaatattcaataaattgttcataaaagtaatgtaaataatttttttttatttactcgcctttttaaagaaaaaaattaccaataaaGAAACGTACCCTTTTAAATTTCCGAGGTGAAACTCACCTCCGTCAAAACGATTCAGCAATAACTCACttttaaaggtctttcgaCCCTCATTTTTAAGTCCGCAGCTCTTACtgtgataaattaattaaaaactaaaagctTTTTTCCCCACAGAATTTGACAAGCTGTTATATCAACAGGAATAATGGCAGTGACTTCAAACTTGGAGGTTACAATCAAGGTACAactacctttaaaatgaggtatcACTCAATACCCCTTCctcttggaaatttttgacTGTAACTGTCACTCCCGTTCACGTGTTGAAGTTGAAGGGctgaaaatacaataaaaaatctccGGGTCAGAGCGTGTTTACacctttccatttaaaatactgaaaatccAGATGCAAAGTTTTcgttgggccaccctgtatgtttaaGCATCTTCTCGATAAATGTGTAAACAAgccgaaattaaatttccaccTTAAAGTTATTTGCTGAAAGGAAGATATTAGTAGAAGCGCAAGTCTAGCTCCTTGCACCCAATATGTCTGTATACAGCGTGTCCCAGAAATATTGGTACAAAGGAGTATAGTGTGATAACGGAGAAAAAgtttgagtaaaaaaatttcttgttttcattCTACGGGATGTCAACGTATAAGTCTCACAGTTTCTGATttacatatttgaaattgctCGTATATGGGTTTTATgataaattcgtttaaaatatcTGTTTCAAGCCTAATCTAGACTAATCAGAATTTTTCTACATCAAAAAGGTATTCTACAAAATAACTCTTTTCTCTAAGCAattgaagtttcaaatttgagagATTTGAGAAAATCGAATTCATTGCGTGTTAGGACACAATTTAGACATCTGTAGCTAATGTGTCCTTTATTTAACGAAATGAATAATATCTTTGGTTGAATTAATGGCCTTACTTACATCTTCTCATATTTCCAAGTgtcaaaaaaacaattttgtccACGCCTTGAAAAGGGTTTGGTTATTGTTTCTGATTGTATTTGCATCTTCTTGACTATTATCCCATAACTCTTTCTGCTGTTAGGTACGGATTTGTATACCAATGGcttcaaaaaaatccaaaaaacgAAATCTAATGGGTATAACTCGGGACTTCCTGGTGGCCACAGATTTTCCCTACTCCGACCAATCCATCGATGTGGAAAATTCATTATCGAGCACTCCTTTGCATGTATAAGGTGACGAGCCGGAGCGCCTTCTTACATAAACCTAAAACATTGTGTTAAGGCTAGAAGAACTAGAGGAATCCTTCAAAACTAGAGGTAAGTCGTTTCTCAAGAAGGTCAAGTATCGCTCCCCGTGCAGTTTGAAATCTATAACTGTAAATCAAGCACTGTTATActtatttccaatttacaaaattgaaaaaattacattcaaaCCCTATAGAATGAAAACAAGTAACTTTTGCACGAGGCAAGTTTATCTCAATCGCTGCATCTTTTTACCCTCTAGCAGCAAATACTTATTTGTACAATTGTTTCTGGGACACCTTTTATAAGTAAGCTTGCGCCTCAGGCGATACATCATATTTAAGGTCCAGTCTCGGGTTTAGGGTGTAACGTCCAATCACGTGTCTGACATGATTGCCATTTAAGGtagaaaaatactttacaTAACAAACATTTGCCCTATACCCTTTTCCAATCATAGGGGATTATAAGCAGGCCTTATCTAGGAAGCGTGAAGTCCGTTGGGGCTTTTATACTGATTAGACCTATACTATACTCCATTAATTATAAACGAAGAACAGATTAAACGCTATAACCGCGTCTATAAAAGTCACTACTGTAGCATAAGGCAATTTCCTAAATGTAGAGGCTATTCTTGCCAAACGTGTAAAATTACCATCAACAAAGGACTTTCATActttttatttctcaacagTCGAAACATCGCTCAAATGCGTTAGAGTATTCGAATTATCTCTGCTGAATTGTGGACAATTCAGATAACAGCTCGAAGCAAATATGCAAACTATTTAATAACCCCAAAGGGGAACGATTTGTAATACTTATCATTTGGTTGCTTTAGGTCTTATGCTAACCGCGGTTAAACGGGGCATAAGCTCGAGCCAAAAAATGACTCGTCAAATCTGTTAAAAAGTGATTTAAAGGCATATTTCGCCCGGAAAACTGAATGAAAAGAGGAACTGATTTAGTAAAACATACGCGAAATGATGATACTGTCAGCACATGGGaggtatattattttttacgtcGTGCCTGGAGCCAGTTTTCATACAGGGAGATCCCATTTCGACagtatacatatatttacacGCTGACTGTTTTTCCAGTTTACGTTCATGGTGATTCTATTTGAAGTAGGTAAACAGATCCACACTGGGATTTATGTGACACTGTcttgaattaatttccattataatTCCGAGGAAAATCCCCACGCTTCTGTCTTAAGAAACCTGCGCAAtcccaaaatttcaatttttcagaaaatttcaaaatcgtcattataattacaaaatcgtttaaaaattcaccaaTTACTGTAAAATTTCTCTCCCAAATTTAACCATCCTGGCAGCGATGTGACGTAAACAATACgtttttttgtaacttttattCAGATGCCCCAATACCaaataggaattttttaactatGGAATCTAATATCATGTAAATATAGGATCCTGCAATACTGCGTCAAACTTCCTTGGCTTCTATACCAGTAAAGGTGACAATTTTTCTCTTCCGCAGGATTACACGACACAGAAAGGATTGTTCCGGAATGATTTTCTAATGTACAATGTAACCCCAAAAAGAGCGACAATATACAGTTTCGTTACTTTAAATGTAATCCGCCATTTTGTTCTTCagaattttagttaattttttagctCAGTTTATGTAAGGTgttttatctttcaaacttaTCGTTTCTgagttgtttgaaaaattttgaaaattttgacagctgCAAGGTTCTACGAAATTCGATATTGTGCGCTAACGGCTGTGAAGTTCAGAATCAGTCTGCTGAAGCTCAAAGAGGACGTAGTGAGTTAAGATATGacatattttaactttttaaaagttctcCACAACCGCCGGACCAAGCTTCTGAAGTTGTGCAACTTCAAACCTCATttacttatttcaaatggaatgccCCAATTTTCTTGACGGCATCGtattcagaatttaaaaatctagaattttttttaacattgccCTATCACTAATCCCAGCCATTTCTGAGTTCCCGAAAATTGCCCCGTTTTGGCTTCTAATTTTTCGGTAGTCATATCGTCTCGCTTCTGACAGTTTGTTTTCTTTCCTATTTTTCGCAACTAACACTTCGAGtttgctgaaattttcctCACTTTCTCCCAAAACAaaatcatattaatcaattcttcttttgaaaaattcattattttaaataataatattcactaattttgaaggtaaatacaaataaaaatctgaaaactcGGAAACTATTTATTGTCTTATATCCATGACAATCATAAACTGCAAATTGTGATAAGCGTACTTCATAAGATAGAGAAAACATTAGaaagtgatgaaaaagttcgaaaagatattagttaaaatgacatttttcatgACTATCGAAAAGAGACTATTTtcgagaatttaaaaatggttaGGTTTACGGATAGactaatgttaacaaaagttctaggtttttgaattctgaatACGATGTCACCGTAAggaattttatatgaaataagcaaaccataatagttatttatattatatgtattataAAGCCACGCAACATCGGTGGCTTATTTCGGCGCTTGTggaagactttttttttattaaaacacgtCAAAACGTAGCTTTTGAGGTACTCTTTAGACCTCAGAAGACTGTTTCGAAATTCACAGCGATTAGCGcataataattacatattaGAATTCGGTGGAAACTTGCTGCTGTCAAattgttaacattttttcgaataattcggaaatggaaaattttaaagataagaTACGTTACATAAGCGgattttaaaagttaatgaaaactcagaaaataacaaaaaacattaaaggattccatttaaaaatccgAAATTGTACATCGTCACACTTTTTGGGGTTACCCTGTACATTAGAAATAATTTCTGGAACTACGCCTTCATGTATTGTGCAATAatggagaataaaaaaaattaactttattggTATAGAAGCTAAAGAATTCTGATGCACTATTGCAGAACACCGTAAAATATCATataagataaaaattatatatatatatatatatcatataaagaaatattgatctaaagttaattttagaCAACTCGATACGAAACCTtttcttcgaattttttctgttttcgaCGAGACATTCGATTGGATAGCTCAACATTCACAGGCTCTACCTGTTTATGGATGCAAGAAATCCAATCTCACGTTCTGACATCCCCATAATGGTATTCGAGCCAGGATCTTGTTAACAAAACCTTACAAACATAATGCCAATTCAAATTCCTCCCCTTTTAGAAGGCGATTCTTAGAACACCGGCTTATTGTCTCCAGGATAAATGTTAGGTTGGTCCCTATGTATTGTCCTGTCAAAAGCGAAGAGAGCTCGTTTACCTAGAACATTCCACCcgaaaaggaaattattggaaaattcctAACACAATAAAATGTCTTGTTCCTGGAATATATCGCATCCCGTTGGTTAAACTTCTTTCCCCCACTACCCTCTCGAAACTCGGGCTGAGGATAATAAATTTCCACCCCGAGGCATGAGGCGTTTACAGGTgtaatttaaattggaaaaacatGAAACGACAATTTATCTTTTGAAATAACCCCCTATCAGATGGCTCAAGAGCCCTCTCGTCTTTGGAATGAACCCCCTATCATAGTCTCAAGAGTTTCCAATACTAATAAATACTGAGGGCTGCCATAAATATCAACAACTTATTATTGTAAAACTGCTTTAACTTCTCCAATTTGATGAAAGGCacatttcatgaaatatttaacgtCGGCGTAAATTAGGATATTGGCTGGGGATCATTCAGCGTGATGTCTTAAACTTGTGAAAACTTCAGTAAAACGacaatattaagaaaataacaaaagctTCATCGAattattttcgtaaatttgaCGCCAAATTAACTATCgattaatctatttttaactcagcgcattaaataataaacaacaaGTTTCGGTCATGACAATAGTGCTAGACCGACGTCTTTTCAAACAAATCGCTTTGCAGGACTTCCTGAACATTCTTTCCAAAGTCTCAAGAGGAACTATTCAAGAGAAACTCCAATGGGTTTTCGGATTGTATGACTTGAATGGGGATGGCTTGATAAGCAaatctgaaatggtggatgtTGTTAGCAGTATCTATGAAATGCTGGGTAAGAAAATGatgtggaaaaatattttcatgttgATAAAACAATCTCTAGGTCGTGCCACTCAACCAGCAGTAGAAGACAATTCTGCAAAAGAACATGTTGAAAGAATTTTTCATGTAAGTTTATAatgcttttgttaaaaatatccttCTACTTAGTAAACTTTTTTAAGCTGATAGATACAAATAAAGACGGAGTCATCACCATCGAAGAACTCATCAACTGGGTGTCCAGGGATGAAAGATTTCTCAAATCTTTGGAAACTTTAGATACCGTATTGTGATCATTTTCGTACCTAACCGAAATCTATTTGAATCGTACCAATTTACCTGTGACCATTTCTAGCTTTAGACTTTAGGTATGTTGCAGCCATTGATATAACTATAGTGTTCTTATATATTTCACTAGTGTACAGTGTTGCTAAAAGtacaatttcatttatttattaattagataagtaattatttctaatttcaatGTAAATGTACCGTTATCTTATTTGTACCCTCTAAATGGTTAACTGTTAGACTCCTGTTATTattctaaaataatatttaagcGTAAGCGAACATTGTGCAGGGTGACCATAgatgtaaatttcaaatttaagtgTTATAGGTAACTTAATAGACACACCTAATTATAAACTTTGAGTGTTAATGATAGCTGTTCTAGGCTactaaattctaaattattttatgcacCATAATGAACAGAAGATTCCTCGATAAACTGATACAGGTGTTGATACACAAATATTGCTTACAAACTCCTTAGATTAATCTAATGTTGCCAATTTGTCaggaaatgtttcaaaatgcatttgaaataatattagaCATACTCTTTACTGttacataaacttttttaatataaattttgagaaagttaagaatctttttttaagtattaatacaTTCAAGTATTGCTGATTTACATACTTAATTAAGAATTATGAATTTACTAACACTTACACCATGCTACAGAGttgttgtaaaatttaaatgctaTAGTTTATATACTATGGCTATGCAATTTAAGTTCTACAGCTTTGATtcctcactctgtatataaactatatttcttcaataaaattcCTGTTATTTAATCTTAGATTATTACTTCACATTCCAAAGGTACCAGGGTGATCTAAAAGTTGGAATTCCATCTATCAGCAAATACATATGGCAAACacaagtacttttttcttttgacaCATTAAGCATTGTGGAATACtgataataattgaaatggagagtattaaagttttacctaaaaaattaaaatttagtaaCTCCTGTAAAATCTCGGTAgatctttgaaaaaaatttataggtgTGGATAACTAATGGATACATCTAATAGAAAAATAGTCTTGTATattatacatttaaattatttattgctaagagcttaacaataaaattgttactttGTTAGGCAAATCATTTTTACTTcatgattaaattaatttacaaaaaacaaataaatactaAATGACAATGATTCTAACAATCAAAGCAAGAGCAAATTCAAACTACAGCTATCTACATATACAATAAATCCTTAGTAAACAAAGAATTGACACCACCCCCATATATagcatttcaatatttaagacacaatttttgcctttgtggaaattgcaaaataagaCACAAGCAAAGAAATAATAACTGCAACAAATTCACTCCTTAACCAGGGACCATTATAGGCTCCTGAATGATTAATTGTAACAGTGAAGAACTCAGGCACTGAAGAAATTGGTTCACTTGCTCTAAGAGCTTTGCGAATAGCTGCATAACCTTCTTCATCAAATATGCGGATATTATATTGCCCTTTTTTGGCTGTTTTGCTATCTTCCGTCCAGCTCACCTACAAAAGATGTTGATGATGAATAGGAAAACACAATACAACATATGGCAAAAGGGTTATACTATACTACTTTTGAAGTTTACCTGGAAGATATTATCTCCAACAACTGCTACAGGCACTATGGAATGATCCTGCAACTCAGCATATAAACTGGAAACTGCTCCGGAACTGCATGTTACTTGAAATTCGGAAATAAACCCAATATGGGCAACAATTGTGGCATCCTGCGTTGTGAAAGATTTTGAGGTTACTTGGGGGTTTATGCAGGCTGTACTGCGCCCAGTAAGCACACCTATCAGCAGCGTtgctaaaattatttgttggGTCATCCTGAGAGTGTTGCACAGAAACTAAAGCAggattaaaacaattttcagtcaacaatttaatttttagtgcGCCACGTAAAAGTTAAGTGTTGGAAGTGAAATTTTGTTGACACCATAGAAAACAATGTTGCCACATGTACTATAACCTAAAGAATacattacatattttcaattaaatggcTAAAGAAGAAACTATGTGagtaattttgtgttttatctGATTGGCTAAAGGTATCATTTAGggtatatatttaaaattaaattatattaaattaaataatttgcaaAAGCTGGTATACGAATATTTGgcatatggcaacgccgcaagcCAACTCATCGTTTGGAGCTACATCATATGTCAGTCCGACACGTGTTTACTGGTAATGGAGCATATATCGAAAAATTTAGATTGTCGATTAACAATATTACCATGTCGATATATTATCGTTCATGCAAGGCAAGAAATATACTTTCCTAAATTTCCTTATCAGGattcttaatttaatatagtcaCTTAGAGATGTTTTATGTTTCTTATCGTCATAAATGAGTTAAATACAGAGTATCTATGGAACTTCTAATATTCTAAGAAGGGCTGATGTCGACAATGTagaaattatttgatttttggtattaaaataatatataagaGTATATCTacttaaagataaaaatatttgttctaATGAACACGTCTACATCCATTAAGAtcatgaaagtaaatttcgaAACTTTAGTTTTACACATTAATGTCGTTCAATCAAGACAGATTAAGTAATTTTATAGATACAGAGTATTAATATTGATGAATACCTACTTAAGGATCGCGAAGGGAAGTCTgctgacttaaaaaaaacattggaaATATGTAAATCAaccatttcaaatgaaatgagATTTTCTGTAACCAACTACATAAATTTGGTGAATTAAGCGAATGTGTAACTACTTATACATAATGTCTTCTGCTTTCCAGAGTGATGAGTATCAAGTCACTttacttaaaacttttttattttgacaatAGTTGTTAATGTAATGCGCTTAATATTCTCCCttggaaaatttcttaagGAGTGGCTTATTTTTGTAACTACGAATGTCCGGTGCGAAAAGTACAATGAaaggaattattaatttttattaaattgataatttaattaaaaattataaacatatttacgtatgtaaaaaaaaatgaaacacgaAGCATATATTTTATACTGAATCTCTGATATTAgcaagttaaaaataatatattatatagaaaaaaaatgcaaaaaagtttttgctgtgtgaaaaggttttaattttacttttcagtAGAacttatttatcaataaattaaagtcAATATTTGAACACACATATAATGTGACTCACTTGAAAGTAAAACACCTTCATaaagtttgtatttattattaaatgtcaaatacatttt is part of the Euwallacea fornicatus isolate EFF26 chromosome 33, ASM4011564v1, whole genome shotgun sequence genome and encodes:
- the Tapdelta gene encoding translocon-associated protein subunit delta; amino-acid sequence: MTQQIILATLLIGVLTGRSTACINPQVTSKSFTTQDATIVAHIGFISEFQVTCSSGAVSSLYAELQDHSIVPVAVVGDNIFQVSWTEDSKTAKKGQYNIRIFDEEGYAAIRKALRASEPISSVPEFFTVTINHSGAYNGPWLRSEFVAVIISLLVSYFAISTKAKIVS
- the LOC136348479 gene encoding Kv channel-interacting protein 4-like; translation: MDDESDEFTIHIARYRPEELHKLASKTKFTKKEIQLMYRGFKQECPTGMVDEESFKHIFAQFFPLGDATNYAHYVFNTMKQKQTGKISFEDFLNILSKVSRGTIQEKLQWVFGLYDLNGDGLISKSEMVDVVSSIYEMLGRATQPAVEDNSAKEHVERIFHLIDTNKDGVITIEELINWVSRDERFLKSLETLDTVL